A window of Ignavibacterium sp. contains these coding sequences:
- a CDS encoding sodium:solute symporter family protein, with protein MELLDYLIVILYFIISFSIAFYFYKRAGKDTNEFFLSGRNLPWYLAGLSMVATTFAADTPLAVTELVAKNGIAGNWLWWNFAFGGMLTVFFFSRLWRRAGLMTEVEFAEFRYSGKPAKFLRGFRAVYLGFIMNIIIIGWVNKAMISILTGFFGIDESIVYLYVFGVMFIVAIYSALSGLWGVVVTDAFQFFMAMTGCIVLAILVVNSPQIGGMAELQSKLPESVFNFFPAISEIDQAAGKMVLSLSSFLAYVGIIWWASWYPGAEPGGGGYVVQRMLSAKNEKHSLFATLFFQVAHYALRPWPWIIVGLATLVLYPSLSENQKGLGYIYAMKDFLPTGLKGLLIAAFFAAYMSTIATQLNWGTSYIINDFYRRFLVKDNSEKHYVFISRLVTLLLMVVSVIITLFINRISGAWEFILECGAGLGLVLIMRWFWWRINAWSEISAMITPFIILPVLKILQVKFPFTLFLIVPITTIVWLVVTFLTKPTDEKTLIEFYRKVYPGGKLWSKISEKIPDSPKQQNFFSMFVNWIAGVILVYSSLFAIGKIILGFYNESIIYFVLIIISVIVISKNLSKEGWETILK; from the coding sequence ATGGAATTACTTGATTACCTGATTGTTATCCTTTACTTCATAATTTCCTTTTCCATCGCTTTTTACTTTTATAAGCGAGCTGGAAAAGACACAAATGAATTTTTTCTTTCCGGAAGAAATCTTCCCTGGTATCTTGCCGGTTTATCAATGGTTGCAACCACATTTGCAGCTGATACACCTTTAGCCGTAACGGAGTTAGTTGCAAAAAATGGAATTGCAGGCAACTGGCTATGGTGGAATTTCGCTTTCGGTGGTATGCTGACAGTCTTTTTCTTTTCAAGATTATGGCGACGAGCCGGACTAATGACTGAAGTTGAGTTTGCAGAATTTAGATATTCAGGAAAACCTGCAAAATTTCTTAGAGGATTCAGAGCAGTATATCTCGGATTCATTATGAACATAATAATCATAGGCTGGGTTAACAAAGCTATGATATCAATACTAACTGGATTCTTTGGAATTGATGAATCAATCGTTTACTTGTATGTATTTGGAGTGATGTTCATTGTAGCAATTTATTCTGCACTTTCGGGTTTGTGGGGAGTAGTTGTTACTGATGCATTTCAATTTTTTATGGCAATGACAGGTTGCATCGTGCTTGCAATTCTCGTTGTTAATTCACCACAGATTGGAGGAATGGCTGAACTACAAAGTAAATTACCTGAAAGTGTTTTCAACTTCTTTCCAGCTATTTCTGAGATAGATCAAGCAGCTGGAAAGATGGTCTTATCTCTCTCATCATTTCTGGCTTATGTTGGTATAATCTGGTGGGCAAGTTGGTATCCAGGTGCAGAACCTGGCGGTGGTGGTTATGTTGTGCAAAGGATGCTGTCGGCAAAAAATGAAAAGCATTCGCTTTTTGCAACATTGTTTTTTCAGGTTGCACACTATGCATTAAGACCTTGGCCCTGGATAATAGTTGGATTAGCAACCCTTGTTTTATATCCAAGTTTATCTGAAAATCAAAAAGGTCTTGGATATATTTATGCTATGAAGGACTTTCTTCCAACCGGATTAAAGGGTTTATTAATCGCTGCTTTTTTTGCTGCATATATGAGCACAATAGCAACTCAACTTAACTGGGGAACATCTTACATCATAAATGATTTTTACAGAAGATTTTTAGTGAAAGATAATTCTGAAAAACACTATGTTTTTATTTCACGCTTAGTTACCCTATTGCTGATGGTCGTTTCTGTTATTATTACACTTTTTATAAACCGAATTTCCGGTGCATGGGAGTTTATTCTTGAATGTGGTGCTGGCCTGGGACTAGTTTTAATAATGCGTTGGTTCTGGTGGCGAATAAATGCCTGGAGTGAAATATCTGCAATGATTACTCCTTTTATCATTCTTCCTGTTCTGAAAATTCTTCAGGTCAAATTTCCATTTACTCTTTTCTTAATTGTACCCATTACAACTATTGTTTGGCTGGTAGTAACATTTCTAACAAAACCAACTGATGAAAAAACATTAATTGAATTTTACAGAAAAGTTTATCCGGGTGGAAAACTCTGGTCAAAAATATCTGAAAAAATTCCTGATTCTCCAAAACAACAAAACTTCTTTTCGATGTTTGTTAACTGGATTGCGGGAGTAATTTTGGTTTACTCTTCCCTTTTTGCTATCGGTAAAATTATTCTCGGATTTTATAACGAATCAATAATTTATTTTGTTCTGATTATTATTTCAGTAATTGTTATATCAAAAAATTTATCCAAAGAAGGATGGGAGACAATTTTAAAATAA
- a CDS encoding sodium:solute symporter, producing the protein MNPEQITDLIIVITYLIVVALIGIFSGGKQKSIKDYFLGAEKIPWLAVSFSIIAAETSALTFISIPGLAYKSNFNFLQLTFGFLIGRIAVALILLPKYYQGEISTVYTYLENRFGRRVRTFASVVFLLTRVASDGVRLFAASIPLYLLLDINPVYAIMIISVIALIYTYIGGLKAIIYVDAFQMMIYLGGAIVIIIFIINKIDLNIFSDANLLSQKLSVINFGLGEGLNDFFRQPYTLLSGLIGGGFLSMASHGTDQLIVQRLLALQNLRKSQLAITTSGIIIIFQFAIFLFIGFLLYAFYGTLDIKSDEVLPKFIITQLPTGLSGIIIAGVFAAALSTLAGSISSLSSSTMIDLFLNNKKNLLNEKTKLRYSRLFTIFWTMILVASAFFFMNTDKAVVELALSISSFTFGGMLGTFLLGIFIKQANEKIALISFIIGILVVSLFIILKLVAWTWFVFIGVATVLILGFMLSKLKMFIDK; encoded by the coding sequence ATGAATCCTGAACAGATAACTGATTTAATTATTGTTATTACCTATCTAATTGTCGTTGCACTGATAGGAATCTTTTCTGGTGGAAAACAAAAATCCATAAAAGATTATTTTCTTGGAGCAGAAAAAATTCCCTGGCTTGCAGTCAGCTTTTCAATTATTGCTGCTGAAACAAGCGCTCTTACTTTTATCTCAATTCCCGGACTTGCCTACAAATCAAACTTTAATTTTCTTCAACTAACATTTGGTTTTTTGATTGGGAGAATTGCTGTTGCACTGATATTATTACCAAAATATTATCAGGGTGAAATCTCAACAGTTTATACATATCTTGAAAATAGATTTGGAAGAAGAGTCAGAACTTTTGCATCAGTAGTTTTTCTTTTGACAAGAGTTGCTTCAGATGGAGTAAGACTTTTTGCTGCTTCAATTCCACTTTATCTGTTGCTTGATATAAATCCTGTTTATGCTATAATGATAATAAGTGTAATTGCTTTAATTTATACGTACATAGGTGGATTGAAAGCAATCATATATGTAGATGCATTTCAAATGATGATATATCTTGGTGGAGCAATTGTTATAATTATTTTTATCATCAATAAAATTGATTTAAATATTTTTTCTGATGCAAACCTGCTAAGCCAAAAGCTTTCAGTAATCAATTTCGGATTAGGAGAAGGATTGAATGACTTTTTCAGACAGCCATATACTTTGTTAAGCGGTTTGATTGGTGGTGGATTTTTATCAATGGCTTCACACGGAACTGATCAATTGATTGTTCAAAGATTACTCGCTTTGCAGAACCTCCGAAAAAGTCAGCTAGCCATAACTACATCGGGAATTATAATCATTTTTCAGTTTGCGATATTTCTTTTCATAGGATTTTTACTTTACGCTTTTTATGGAACATTGGATATCAAATCAGATGAAGTGCTTCCAAAATTTATCATCACTCAACTCCCAACGGGATTATCAGGTATAATCATCGCAGGCGTTTTTGCTGCAGCTTTATCAACTCTTGCTGGCTCTATTAGTTCTCTCTCTTCTTCTACTATGATTGATCTTTTTCTTAATAACAAAAAGAATTTACTTAATGAAAAAACTAAGCTGCGTTACTCAAGACTATTCACAATTTTCTGGACGATGATACTTGTTGCTTCGGCTTTCTTTTTTATGAATACCGATAAAGCTGTGGTTGAACTCGCATTGAGTATTTCATCATTTACTTTTGGTGGAATGTTAGGAACATTTTTACTGGGAATTTTTATTAAACAAGCAAATGAAAAAATTGCTTTGATATCTTTCATTATTGGAATTCTGGTTGTGTCACTTTTTATAATATTAAAACTTGTTGCGTGGACGTGGTTTGTGTTTATTGGTGTTGCTACTGTTCTTATTCTTGGGTTCATGCTATCAAAACTTAAAATGTTTATTGATAAATGA
- a CDS encoding AbgT family transporter has translation MNKNKNSSKLFNKVLDYIEIVGNKLPHPATLFAILAVVVAIASLIGDWFSLTAIHPADGSEIKVKNLLSSDGLRWIYTNVVHNFVNFPPLGYVLAVMIGIGVAEGSGLFNSMIRALVLKAPSKLITGAIVFAGVLSHLASEAGYVILIPLGAAIYYALGRHPMAGLAAAFCGVSGGFGANFLIGSIDPVLAGLSESAANIIDPNIKINAAVNFYFMFVSAILIVIVGTWITEKIVEPRLKSYEGNAEKISVEKISEEEKKGLKWAGVSLIILVILLALTIIPENGLFRNPKTGEILHSPFFDGIITGILIFFLIPGLAYGIAVKTIKNDKDFMKHIIKSMSTMATYIVLVFFAAQFVYFFRYSNLGLIIAIDGAAFLKNIGLTGIPLLVAFVLVSAFINLFMGSASAKWAIMAPVFVPMFMLLGYHPALTQAAFRIGDSVTNLVTPMMSYFALIVAFAQKYDEKYGIGTIISTMIPYTVLLTIFWIILLIIWMLLGLPLGPDGPLYL, from the coding sequence TTGAATAAGAACAAAAACTCTTCAAAGTTGTTTAATAAGGTACTTGATTACATAGAGATTGTTGGAAATAAATTACCTCATCCGGCAACTTTATTTGCAATACTTGCAGTAGTTGTTGCAATTGCTTCGTTAATCGGTGACTGGTTCTCTTTAACAGCAATTCATCCTGCTGATGGTTCTGAAATAAAGGTTAAAAATTTGTTATCATCTGATGGGTTAAGATGGATTTATACTAATGTTGTACACAACTTTGTAAATTTTCCTCCGCTTGGTTATGTACTTGCAGTTATGATTGGAATTGGTGTTGCCGAAGGTTCGGGATTATTCAATTCTATGATAAGAGCTCTGGTTTTGAAAGCGCCAAGTAAATTAATTACAGGTGCTATAGTTTTTGCAGGCGTATTATCTCATTTAGCTTCTGAAGCTGGTTATGTTATTCTCATTCCTCTTGGAGCAGCAATTTATTATGCTTTAGGAAGACATCCTATGGCAGGACTTGCTGCTGCATTTTGCGGTGTTAGCGGAGGATTTGGCGCTAATTTTTTAATTGGTTCAATCGATCCGGTTCTTGCAGGACTTTCTGAATCTGCTGCAAACATTATTGATCCGAATATTAAAATAAATGCTGCAGTTAATTTTTATTTTATGTTCGTTTCAGCAATATTAATTGTTATAGTCGGAACCTGGATAACTGAAAAGATTGTTGAACCTCGTTTAAAATCATATGAAGGAAATGCTGAAAAGATATCAGTTGAGAAAATTTCGGAAGAAGAAAAGAAAGGACTTAAATGGGCTGGAGTTTCTTTAATCATTTTGGTAATTCTGCTTGCACTGACCATTATTCCTGAAAACGGATTGTTCCGAAATCCAAAGACAGGTGAAATTCTTCATTCACCTTTCTTTGATGGGATAATTACAGGAATACTGATTTTCTTTTTAATACCCGGCCTTGCCTATGGCATTGCTGTTAAGACAATAAAAAACGATAAAGATTTTATGAAGCATATCATAAAATCGATGTCAACAATGGCAACTTATATTGTTCTGGTATTCTTCGCAGCCCAGTTTGTTTACTTTTTCAGATACAGTAATCTTGGTTTAATTATCGCAATAGATGGAGCAGCTTTTCTGAAAAATATTGGATTAACCGGAATTCCACTACTCGTTGCATTTGTCCTTGTTTCAGCTTTCATAAATTTATTTATGGGAAGTGCCTCTGCTAAGTGGGCAATTATGGCTCCGGTTTTTGTACCTATGTTTATGCTACTTGGTTATCATCCTGCTTTAACACAAGCAGCATTCAGAATTGGTGACTCAGTAACCAATCTTGTAACACCAATGATGAGTTACTTCGCTCTGATAGTTGCTTTTGCTCAGAAGTATGATGAGAAATATGGAATCGGAACAATTATTTCAACGATGATTCCTTATACGGTTTTACTCACAATATTTTGGATAATTCTTTTAATTATCTGGATGTTGCTTGGATTACCACTTGGTCCGGACGGACCGCTGTATCTTTAA
- a CDS encoding M64 family metallopeptidase — MRIIIFLLIASVCFSQPNSDFDKYFLDETMRIDYFHIGDAKSEMFTIDKIYRYGIWAGSLTNLIDNLNNGKYYHKIYDAASGKLIYSKGFDTFFGEYASSENGLAGIKKSYHESAIIPYPKSKIIFAIEKRDESNLMNEIFRTEIDPASIYIIKDKVVDSDVEIFKPVFNGDPHKKVDVVILAEGYTIEERGKFAEDLERFVGYFFEQEPYKSNKSDFNFYGVFKPSEESGTDLPGADIFVNTVLNTTFWSLGSERYLMTEDNKTMRDLAAFVPYDAIYIQVNHPRYGGGGIYNQFCTYTTDNQFAKYLFIHEFGHSFTGLADEYYTSDVAYTDFYKPTVEPIEPNITALLDPKNIKWKHLLSKGIEIPTPWEKEEFDRMSYVWLKERNRLNNYIAELKKNRAPEEQIKAAEEEYAIKDKLQSEKVDKYLRSSKYWGKVGAFEGAGYQATGLYRPMLDCIMFSKGDKPFCKVCEEAIKKVIKHYTN, encoded by the coding sequence ATGCGTATAATAATTTTTCTTTTAATTGCTTCAGTTTGCTTTTCCCAACCAAATTCTGATTTTGATAAATACTTTCTTGATGAAACAATGAGAATTGATTATTTCCATATTGGCGATGCTAAATCAGAAATGTTTACGATTGATAAGATTTACAGATATGGAATCTGGGCGGGAAGTTTAACTAATCTGATTGATAATCTTAACAACGGGAAATATTATCATAAAATTTATGATGCTGCTTCAGGTAAACTAATTTACTCAAAAGGATTTGATACTTTCTTCGGTGAATATGCTTCGAGTGAAAATGGTTTGGCAGGAATTAAAAAATCATATCACGAATCAGCAATAATTCCATATCCAAAAAGCAAAATAATTTTTGCAATTGAGAAGCGAGATGAATCAAACCTGATGAATGAAATTTTCAGAACTGAGATTGACCCTGCAAGCATTTACATTATCAAAGACAAAGTCGTTGACTCCGATGTTGAAATCTTTAAACCGGTTTTTAACGGTGACCCTCACAAAAAAGTTGATGTTGTAATTCTCGCCGAAGGATATACAATTGAAGAAAGAGGAAAGTTCGCAGAAGACCTTGAAAGATTTGTTGGTTATTTCTTTGAGCAGGAACCATATAAATCAAATAAAAGTGATTTTAATTTTTATGGTGTATTCAAACCTTCGGAAGAAAGTGGAACTGACTTGCCCGGCGCAGACATTTTTGTTAACACAGTTCTGAATACTACTTTCTGGTCGCTTGGATCAGAGAGATATCTGATGACCGAAGATAATAAAACAATGCGGGACCTTGCTGCATTTGTTCCTTATGATGCGATTTACATTCAGGTTAATCATCCACGATATGGTGGTGGTGGAATTTATAATCAGTTCTGTACTTATACCACTGATAATCAGTTTGCAAAATATTTATTCATTCATGAGTTTGGTCATTCATTCACCGGACTTGCTGATGAATATTATACTTCAGATGTTGCTTACACAGATTTTTATAAACCAACAGTAGAACCAATTGAACCAAACATAACTGCATTGCTCGATCCAAAGAACATCAAATGGAAACATTTATTGAGTAAAGGAATTGAAATTCCAACACCTTGGGAAAAAGAAGAATTCGACAGGATGAGTTATGTATGGTTAAAGGAAAGAAATCGTTTGAACAATTACATTGCTGAACTCAAAAAAAACAGAGCACCTGAAGAACAAATTAAAGCTGCAGAAGAAGAGTATGCAATTAAAGATAAACTACAATCAGAAAAAGTTGATAAATATTTAAGAAGCAGTAAATATTGGGGCAAAGTTGGAGCTTTTGAAGGTGCTGGTTATCAGGCAACAGGATTATATCGTCCAATGCTTGATTGTATTATGTTCTCAAAAGGCGATAAACCATTTTGCAAAGTTTGTGAAGAAGCGATTAAAAAAGTTATTAAACATTATACAAATTAA
- a CDS encoding YitT family protein, which yields MTEKLYKEHVIIDYIAITIGAAIMGIGIGVFLVDAQVVPGGVSGLSMAIHYLSSNKIPVGVMIWVLNVPLYIWGIKELGKEFGVRTFYGFTLNSFFIDFFRGEVPFIGGLGLQNTQTIKDLQQNDFLFLILLGAAFLGIGLGIIFKFKGTTAGSDIVAAIMQKRFGIKPGMAIMLIDFFVIMTAGLVLELKGLAVERSAITLTFYALFLLFISSRLVDAIIDGFDYARSAYIISDKNEEIAQAIMNDLSRGATAIKARGLYRNIDREVIVTVVTLKELGKLLSIIKKIDPKAFVTIHNVHEVMGEGFRRRI from the coding sequence ATGACAGAGAAACTTTACAAAGAGCATGTTATTATTGATTACATTGCAATCACAATCGGTGCTGCAATAATGGGAATTGGGATTGGTGTTTTTCTTGTTGATGCACAGGTTGTTCCCGGTGGAGTTAGCGGACTATCAATGGCAATTCATTATCTTTCTTCAAATAAAATTCCTGTTGGTGTAATGATTTGGGTGCTTAATGTTCCACTTTATATCTGGGGAATCAAAGAGCTTGGTAAAGAATTCGGCGTAAGGACATTTTATGGTTTTACATTAAACTCATTTTTTATCGATTTCTTCAGAGGTGAGGTACCTTTTATTGGTGGTTTAGGATTACAGAATACACAAACAATCAAAGACCTTCAACAAAATGATTTTTTGTTTTTGATTCTGCTTGGTGCTGCTTTTCTTGGAATTGGATTAGGCATTATTTTCAAATTTAAAGGTACAACAGCAGGTTCTGATATTGTTGCTGCCATAATGCAAAAAAGATTTGGGATTAAACCCGGAATGGCAATAATGCTGATTGACTTTTTTGTGATTATGACCGCAGGACTTGTTCTTGAACTGAAAGGATTAGCTGTTGAAAGATCTGCAATTACTTTAACTTTCTATGCACTGTTTCTTTTATTTATTTCAAGCAGATTGGTTGATGCTATAATTGATGGGTTCGATTATGCAAGATCAGCTTATATAATTTCAGATAAGAATGAAGAAATTGCTCAAGCTATTATGAATGATTTAAGTCGTGGTGCAACGGCAATTAAAGCCCGAGGACTTTATCGGAACATTGATCGTGAAGTAATTGTAACAGTTGTTACTTTGAAAGAACTTGGCAAGCTCCTTTCAATAATAAAAAAGATTGACCCGAAAGCATTCGTTACAATTCATAATGTGCACGAAGTAATGGGTGAGGGTTTCAGAAGAAGAATTTAA
- a CDS encoding cyclic 2,3-diphosphoglycerate synthase, whose amino-acid sequence MARKNVLIMGAAGRDFHNFNVFYRNNPDYNVVAFTATQIPNIEGRIYPKQLAGKLYPNGIKIYEESKLEELIKKLKVDEVVFSYSDVPFEYVMTKASIVNAAGVSFRLLGAAETQVKSTKPVVAVLAVRTGCGKSQTSRKIVEVLTKAGKKVVAIRHPMPYGDLVKQKVQRFATYADLKKHNCTIEEIEEYEPHIARGGVIYAGVDYEAILREAEKEADVILWDGGNNDFSFYKADVTFTVVDPHRPGHELRYYPGNTSLRMADCAIINKIDSADASNINLVRENIQKVNPKAAIIEAASPVTVEKPELIRGKRVLVVEDGPTLTHGEMRYGAGTVAAQKLGAKEIVDPRPYTVKSITETYKKYPNIGTLLPAMGYGKQQMKDLETTINRTKCDVVVIGTPIDLSRYIKINKPHTRVKYDLQEIGSITVETILREKKIIK is encoded by the coding sequence ATGGCTCGAAAGAACGTGTTGATAATGGGCGCGGCAGGACGCGATTTCCACAACTTCAATGTTTTTTATCGTAACAATCCTGACTACAATGTAGTAGCTTTTACTGCAACTCAAATACCTAATATCGAAGGTCGAATCTATCCAAAACAACTTGCCGGCAAACTTTATCCAAATGGAATAAAAATTTACGAGGAGTCAAAACTCGAAGAGCTTATCAAAAAACTAAAGGTTGATGAAGTTGTCTTTTCATATTCTGATGTTCCTTTTGAATATGTAATGACAAAGGCATCGATTGTCAACGCAGCCGGTGTTTCGTTCAGATTGCTTGGAGCAGCTGAGACTCAGGTTAAAAGCACTAAACCTGTTGTAGCGGTTCTTGCTGTAAGAACAGGTTGCGGTAAATCTCAGACTTCAAGAAAAATTGTTGAGGTGTTAACCAAAGCCGGTAAAAAGGTTGTTGCCATCCGTCATCCAATGCCTTATGGTGATTTAGTTAAACAAAAAGTTCAGAGATTTGCTACTTATGCTGATTTGAAAAAACATAATTGTACAATTGAAGAAATAGAAGAATACGAACCTCACATTGCACGCGGTGGTGTTATATATGCGGGAGTTGATTACGAAGCAATACTTCGTGAAGCTGAAAAAGAAGCTGATGTAATTCTTTGGGATGGTGGAAATAACGACTTTTCATTTTACAAAGCCGATGTAACTTTCACAGTTGTTGATCCTCACAGACCAGGACACGAATTAAGATATTATCCGGGAAATACTTCATTAAGAATGGCTGATTGCGCAATCATAAATAAAATTGATTCTGCTGATGCATCTAACATCAATTTAGTTCGTGAGAATATTCAAAAGGTTAATCCAAAAGCAGCCATCATTGAAGCTGCTTCACCTGTAACTGTTGAGAAACCGGAATTGATCAGAGGTAAAAGAGTGCTTGTTGTTGAAGACGGACCAACATTAACTCACGGAGAAATGAGATATGGTGCCGGAACAGTTGCTGCACAAAAACTGGGTGCAAAAGAAATTGTTGATCCAAGACCTTATACGGTTAAATCAATTACAGAGACTTATAAAAAATATCCAAACATTGGAACACTTCTTCCTGCGATGGGATATGGTAAACAACAGATGAAAGATCTTGAAACGACTATCAACAGAACAAAATGTGATGTGGTTGTAATCGGAACTCCAATTGACTTAAGCAGATACATAAAGATAAATAAACCTCACACTCGCGTTAAATATGATTTACAGGAAATTGGTTCAATTACAGTTGAAACCATTTTAAGAGAAAAGAAAATAATCAAATAA
- a CDS encoding AMP nucleosidase has translation MKTKLDIAKNWLPRYTGTQIDEFGDYMLLTNFHNYVERFAERFNCEIKGIGKPMQTATNSAGLSIINFGIGSANAATIMDLLVARAPKGVLFLGKCGGLKHSTEIGHFILPIAAIRGEGTSDDYKPKEVPALPSFKLHKFVSDKIVQRGLEYRTGVVYTTNRRVWEWDEEFKSYLRKLSTIAIDMETATLFIVGLVNEIPRGALLLVSDVPMIPEGIKTEESDLMVTQKYSDLHLEIGIEAMTDIGVKGEPIKHFTY, from the coding sequence ATGAAAACAAAACTCGATATTGCAAAAAACTGGTTACCTCGTTACACCGGAACTCAGATTGACGAGTTTGGTGATTATATGCTGCTTACAAATTTTCATAACTATGTGGAAAGATTCGCAGAACGGTTCAATTGTGAAATTAAAGGTATCGGTAAACCAATGCAGACAGCAACAAACAGTGCTGGCCTTTCAATAATTAATTTTGGAATTGGATCGGCGAATGCCGCTACAATTATGGATTTACTTGTTGCAAGAGCACCTAAAGGTGTTTTGTTTCTTGGCAAATGTGGCGGACTCAAACACTCAACTGAAATCGGACATTTTATATTGCCTATTGCTGCAATCAGGGGCGAAGGAACAAGCGATGATTACAAACCAAAAGAAGTTCCAGCATTACCTTCATTCAAACTTCATAAATTTGTTTCAGATAAAATTGTTCAGAGAGGACTTGAGTACAGAACCGGAGTTGTTTATACAACCAACCGACGAGTCTGGGAATGGGATGAAGAATTTAAAAGTTATCTGCGGAAGCTTTCTACTATTGCAATTGATATGGAAACAGCAACTCTTTTCATTGTTGGATTAGTAAATGAAATTCCGCGCGGTGCGTTGTTACTCGTTTCAGATGTTCCGATGATTCCCGAAGGTATTAAAACTGAAGAATCAGATTTGATGGTAACTCAGAAATATTCGGATCTTCATTTGGAGATTGGAATTGAAGCAATGACTGATATTGGAGTTAAAGGAGAACCGATAAAACATTTTACTTATTAG
- a CDS encoding phosphatase PAP2 family protein yields MNAYGKEQKLLIIFFVTGIFFFLLSSFGVFDGISAEVSLLLYNWLGYTNKWSHSYGPEWFVNLNGNVSSFGSKEIVFIISTIFFFYLLVSDRKNDAVKFAFTVIISLMFIVLVKYINSERETVTFKELYTETLANFPSGHTFISTVLYPSIAYFLSLPANSIKLKSFYFTSAIAIVIIVGISRVTGSGHTVTDVIAGWSLGLSWFALIKFILFKNSNPE; encoded by the coding sequence TTGAATGCATACGGCAAAGAACAAAAGCTCCTAATCATTTTTTTCGTTACAGGAATATTTTTCTTTTTGCTCAGTTCATTTGGAGTATTTGATGGAATCTCTGCTGAAGTTTCATTACTATTGTACAATTGGCTTGGTTACACAAACAAATGGAGTCATTCATATGGACCAGAATGGTTTGTGAATCTGAATGGAAATGTTTCTTCATTCGGAAGTAAAGAAATAGTTTTTATTATCAGCACAATTTTCTTTTTCTATCTCTTAGTTTCAGATAGGAAAAATGATGCAGTAAAGTTTGCTTTCACTGTAATTATTTCTTTGATGTTTATCGTGCTAGTGAAGTATATAAATTCAGAAAGAGAAACAGTTACATTCAAAGAACTTTACACGGAAACACTTGCAAATTTTCCTAGCGGACATACTTTTATTTCAACCGTTCTTTATCCATCAATTGCATATTTTCTTTCATTGCCAGCTAATTCAATCAAATTGAAAAGTTTTTATTTCACCAGCGCAATTGCAATTGTAATTATTGTAGGAATTTCCAGAGTAACCGGAAGTGGTCATACAGTTACCGATGTTATTGCAGGTTGGTCTTTAGGTTTAAGCTGGTTTGCTTTAATCAAATTTATCTTGTTCAAAAATTCAAATCCCGAATAA